A stretch of Miscanthus floridulus cultivar M001 chromosome 13, ASM1932011v1, whole genome shotgun sequence DNA encodes these proteins:
- the LOC136502231 gene encoding uncharacterized protein produces MGVTYQRLLSQGSQSQRPRGGGGGGVRARAWVLLRWAAVRLSCAARRRYWCGGAGRARRLSWTGLCARGAAAAVAAPERKGGSRRGAAAGTGAGVGYDSASYARNFDDGAWKADEGVSWAGPGGAFFPRASVGGAAVNAAGGDSVPSSILH; encoded by the coding sequence ATGGGAGTAACGTACCAGCGGCTGCTCTCGCAGGGGAGCCAGAGCCAGCGTccacgtggcggcggcggcggaggcgtgcGGGCGAGGGCGTGGGTGCTGCTGCGGTGGGCGGCCGTGCGGCTGAGCTGCGCTGCGAGGCGGCGGTACTGGTGCGGCGGCGCCGGCCGCGCGCGGAGGCTGTCGTGGACGGGGCTCTGCGCAAGAGGCGCCGCGGCGGCCGTGGCCGCGCCGGAGAGGAAGGGCGGCAGCAGGAGGGGCGCGGCAGCCGGGACGGGGGCCGGGGTGGGGTACGACTCCGCCAGCTACGCGCGCAACTTCGACGACGGGGCGTGGAAGGCCGACGAGGGCGTGTCCTGGGCCGGCCCCGGCGGCGCGTTCTTCCCCCGCGCCAGCGTCGGCGGTGCGGCCGTGAACGCCGCCGGCGGTGACTCCGTTCCGAGCTCCATCCTCCACTAG